A DNA window from Bradyrhizobium sp. CCBAU 53421 contains the following coding sequences:
- the typA gene encoding translational GTPase TypA, with the protein MNLRNVAIIAHVDHGKTTLVDRLLQQSGTFRENQKVTERAMDSNDLERERGITILAKAASVQWKDIRVNIVDTPGHADFGGEVERILNMVDGALVLVDAAEGPLPQTKFVVSKALKIGLKPIVVINKVDRPDARPTEVINEVFDLFAALDASEEQLDFPILYGSAKQGWMAESPEGPKDLGMQPLFDLIVRHVEPPKVEEGPFRMIGTILEANPYLGRIITGRISSGSIKPNQQVKVLSADGKLIETGRLTKILAFRGLERTPLEEAEAGDIVAIAGLTKGTVADTFCDPTVETPLPAQPIDPPTVSMSFIVNNSPLAGTEGDKVTSRMIRDRLMREAEGNVALRVVEAADKDSMEVSGRGELQLAILIETMRREGFELSVSRPRVVLQKDEATGAWQEPIEEVVIDVDEEHSGVVVQKMSERKAEMIEMRPSGGNRLRLVFYAPTRGLIGYQGELLTDTRGTAIMNRIFHGYAAYKGEIQGRRNGVLISNDQGEAVAYAMFKLEDRGPMMIEPGWKVYKGMIVGEHTRDNDLEINVLKGKQLTNIRTTSKDEAVRLTPPIRMTLEKALAYIEDDELVEVTPKSIRLRKKHLDPNDRKRAEKAKEAVA; encoded by the coding sequence ATGAACCTTCGCAACGTCGCCATCATCGCCCACGTCGACCACGGCAAGACCACCCTCGTCGACCGCCTGCTGCAGCAATCCGGCACCTTCCGTGAGAACCAGAAGGTCACCGAACGCGCCATGGACTCCAACGACCTGGAGCGTGAGCGCGGCATTACCATCCTGGCCAAGGCGGCCTCGGTGCAGTGGAAGGACATCCGCGTCAACATCGTCGACACCCCCGGCCACGCCGATTTCGGCGGTGAGGTCGAGCGCATCCTCAACATGGTGGACGGCGCGCTGGTGCTGGTCGACGCCGCCGAAGGTCCGCTGCCGCAGACCAAGTTCGTGGTGTCGAAGGCGCTCAAGATCGGCCTGAAGCCGATCGTCGTGATCAACAAGGTCGACCGTCCCGACGCGCGGCCGACCGAAGTCATCAACGAGGTGTTCGACCTGTTCGCGGCGCTCGACGCCAGCGAGGAGCAGCTCGACTTCCCGATCCTGTACGGGTCGGCCAAGCAGGGCTGGATGGCGGAGAGCCCGGAGGGTCCGAAGGACCTCGGCATGCAGCCGCTGTTCGACCTGATCGTGCGCCATGTCGAGCCGCCGAAGGTCGAGGAAGGTCCGTTCCGCATGATCGGCACCATCCTCGAGGCCAACCCCTATCTCGGCCGCATCATCACCGGCCGCATCTCCTCCGGTTCGATCAAGCCGAACCAGCAGGTCAAGGTGCTGTCCGCCGACGGCAAGCTGATCGAGACCGGCCGCCTGACCAAGATCCTCGCCTTCCGCGGCCTCGAGCGTACCCCGCTGGAGGAAGCCGAGGCCGGTGACATCGTCGCGATCGCGGGCCTCACCAAGGGCACCGTCGCCGACACCTTCTGCGATCCCACGGTCGAGACGCCGTTGCCGGCGCAGCCGATCGATCCGCCGACGGTGTCGATGTCGTTCATCGTCAACAACTCGCCGCTCGCCGGCACCGAAGGCGACAAGGTGACCTCGCGCATGATCCGCGACCGCCTGATGCGCGAGGCCGAGGGCAACGTCGCGCTGCGCGTCGTCGAGGCCGCCGACAAGGACTCCATGGAGGTCTCCGGCCGCGGCGAATTGCAGCTCGCGATCCTGATCGAGACCATGCGCCGCGAGGGCTTTGAGCTCTCGGTGTCGCGACCGCGCGTCGTGCTGCAGAAGGACGAGGCCACCGGCGCCTGGCAGGAGCCGATCGAAGAGGTCGTGATCGACGTCGACGAGGAGCATTCCGGCGTCGTCGTGCAGAAGATGAGCGAGCGCAAGGCCGAGATGATCGAGATGCGGCCGTCCGGCGGCAACCGCCTGCGGCTGGTGTTCTACGCGCCGACCCGCGGCCTGATCGGCTACCAGGGCGAACTCCTCACCGACACCCGCGGCACCGCGATCATGAACCGCATCTTCCATGGCTATGCCGCCTACAAGGGCGAGATCCAGGGCCGCCGCAACGGCGTGCTGATCTCCAACGACCAGGGCGAAGCGGTGGCCTATGCGATGTTCAAGCTGGAAGACCGCGGCCCGATGATGATCGAGCCGGGCTGGAAGGTCTACAAGGGCATGATCGTCGGCGAGCATACCCGCGACAACGACCTCGAGATCAACGTGCTGAAGGGCAAGCAGCTCACCAACATCCGCACCACCTCGAAGGACGAGGCGGTGCGGCTGACGCCGCCGATCCGCATGACCCTGGAAAAGGCGCTCGCCTATATCGAGGACGACGAGCTCGTCGAGGTGACGCCGAAGTCGATCCGGCTGCGCAAGAAGCACCTCGATCCGAACGACCGCAAGCGCGCCGAGAAGGCCAAGGAAGCCGTAGCGTAA
- a CDS encoding radical SAM protein produces MNAPLRKSRPYIFWGQTQSLCETCLTLVPTKIQISGNEVWYEKRCKQHGVQSTLVSTDAAYWRLCKDFIKPGDRPLAFQRHTEFGCPYDCGLCPDHEQHSCLALIEITEHCNLTCPVCFADSSPARTSFTPLAKIEKMLDALVASEGEPDLVQISGGEPTLHPDFFAILDAVRARPIRHVMINTNGLRIAQEPDFVAKLAENKRGLEVYLQFDSLRRDALVNLRGADLRRIRQQALENLERLGVSTTLVATIKRGVNDAEIGDIVRHALTWKCVRGVTLQPVQDAGRNEHFNKDTDRIMLSEIRNRVVETGVFGDKDMIPLPCNPESISIGYGLRNGEKVLPLTSLFPQEQLVAVMPNTISPEKYPVLREKFVDLFSLSSGPLNTSERVCELLCCLPSFEVPDGLTYENVFRVTIVQFLDRFNFCVGNVKRSCIHFVTESGAIIPFDTYNLFYRDGKIDGIRTALAGQTYREARQGEEVPR; encoded by the coding sequence ATGAACGCGCCACTGCGTAAGTCCCGCCCCTACATCTTCTGGGGCCAGACCCAGTCGCTTTGCGAGACCTGCCTGACCCTGGTGCCGACCAAGATCCAGATATCGGGCAACGAGGTCTGGTACGAGAAGCGCTGCAAGCAGCACGGCGTGCAGTCGACGCTGGTCTCGACCGATGCGGCCTATTGGCGGCTATGCAAGGATTTCATCAAGCCGGGCGACCGGCCGCTCGCCTTCCAGCGCCACACCGAATTCGGCTGCCCCTATGATTGCGGGCTGTGCCCGGACCACGAGCAGCACTCCTGCCTGGCGCTGATCGAGATCACCGAGCACTGCAACCTGACCTGCCCGGTGTGTTTTGCGGATTCCTCGCCGGCGCGTACCAGCTTCACGCCGCTGGCCAAGATCGAGAAAATGCTGGATGCGCTGGTCGCAAGCGAGGGCGAGCCCGATCTGGTGCAGATCTCCGGCGGCGAGCCGACCCTGCATCCGGATTTCTTCGCCATTCTGGACGCGGTGCGGGCGCGGCCGATCCGCCACGTCATGATCAACACCAATGGCTTGCGGATCGCGCAGGAGCCGGACTTCGTCGCAAAACTCGCCGAGAACAAGCGCGGACTAGAGGTCTACCTGCAATTCGATTCGCTCAGGCGCGACGCGCTGGTCAATCTGCGCGGCGCCGACTTGCGCAGGATCCGCCAGCAGGCGCTGGAGAATCTCGAGCGTCTGGGCGTCTCGACCACGCTGGTCGCCACCATCAAGCGCGGCGTCAACGATGCCGAGATCGGCGATATCGTCCGCCACGCACTGACCTGGAAATGCGTGCGCGGCGTCACGCTGCAGCCGGTGCAGGACGCCGGCCGCAACGAGCATTTCAACAAGGACACCGACCGCATCATGCTGTCGGAGATCCGCAATCGCGTGGTCGAGACCGGGGTGTTCGGCGACAAGGACATGATCCCGCTGCCGTGCAACCCCGAGAGCATCTCGATCGGCTACGGCCTGCGCAACGGCGAGAAAGTGCTGCCGCTGACCTCGCTGTTTCCGCAGGAGCAGCTCGTCGCCGTGATGCCCAACACGATCAGCCCGGAGAAATATCCGGTGCTGCGGGAGAAGTTCGTCGATCTGTTCTCTCTGTCGTCGGGGCCGCTGAACACCTCCGAGCGCGTCTGCGAATTGCTGTGCTGCCTGCCGAGCTTCGAGGTGCCGGATGGCCTCACCTACGAGAACGTGTTCCGCGTCACCATCGTGCAGTTTCTCGATCGTTTCAATTTCTGCGTCGGCAACGTCAAGCGAAGCTGCATCCACTTCGTCACCGAGAGCGGCGCGATCATCCCGTTCGACACCTACAATCTGTTCTACCGCGATGGAAAGATCGACGGCATTCGCACCGCGCTCGCTGGCCAGACCTACCGGGAGGCACGGCAAGGCGAGGAGGTGCCGCGATGA
- a CDS encoding prolipoprotein diacylglyceryl transferase, which yields MSGAELHAVFDIAAWCAAAFAMWWLSRVRGLQFPRQSFELTYIAALVFGAGIGAYIFGTLNLWFSGLSGIARSVEGALAGGIVAIELYKWLHGISLRTGARFALPLAIGVAVGRLGCYFAGLEDFTYGTPTTLPWGHDFGDGMLRHPVQFYESLAMAAFAACYVWAVLNRNAAIITNGFYLVLFYYGLQRFVWEFIKPYGALIGPFSLFHLLSLFVMIYAAVMLATAPNVSVKHERATA from the coding sequence ATGAGTGGGGCTGAACTTCACGCCGTCTTCGACATCGCAGCATGGTGCGCGGCGGCCTTCGCGATGTGGTGGCTGTCCCGGGTGCGCGGGCTGCAATTCCCGCGGCAATCCTTCGAGCTGACGTATATCGCCGCGCTGGTGTTCGGCGCCGGCATCGGCGCCTACATCTTCGGCACGTTGAACCTGTGGTTCTCGGGCCTGTCCGGCATCGCCCGCTCGGTCGAGGGCGCGCTGGCGGGCGGCATCGTCGCGATCGAGCTCTACAAATGGCTGCACGGTATCTCGCTGCGCACCGGGGCGCGGTTCGCGCTGCCGCTCGCGATCGGCGTCGCGGTCGGCCGGCTCGGCTGCTATTTCGCGGGGCTCGAGGATTTCACCTATGGCACCCCGACCACGCTGCCCTGGGGCCACGATTTCGGCGACGGCATGCTGCGCCATCCGGTGCAGTTCTATGAAAGCCTGGCAATGGCCGCGTTCGCGGCCTGCTATGTCTGGGCCGTATTGAACCGCAACGCGGCAATCATCACCAATGGATTCTACCTCGTGCTGTTCTACTACGGCCTGCAGCGCTTCGTGTGGGAGTTCATCAAGCCCTACGGCGCGCTGATCGGCCCGTTCTCGCTGTTCCACCTGCTGTCGCTGTTTGTCATGATTTATGCCGCCGTCATGCTGGCGACGGCCCCGAATGTGAGTGTGAAGCATGAACGCGCCACTGCGTAA
- a CDS encoding Crp/Fnr family transcriptional regulator → MIAKRTDLAGTCDRPFNNLVRRLNAADYELIAPHLAVVEAAAGDLLYNPGDDVQIVHFPCGPSLASYMVANEDGRDVETILVGREGAVGGIVSQGFLPAYTRITVKFGGPFLRLPISKLDAAKLKSISVRNIFARYADCMLAQIFQSTACNAIHSIEQRAAKWIISAMERTNGNGVVPLTHEQLSTLLGVGRSYTSRVIQNFKAEGVLDTRRGAIVIRDPDKLKLRSCLCNEAVKDHFEEVLRGVYPSEDNPAN, encoded by the coding sequence ATGATTGCGAAACGGACCGATTTGGCCGGGACGTGCGACCGGCCGTTCAACAATCTTGTGCGCCGGCTGAATGCCGCCGATTACGAGCTGATCGCGCCGCATCTTGCGGTGGTCGAGGCTGCGGCCGGCGACCTGCTCTACAATCCCGGCGACGACGTCCAGATCGTGCATTTCCCATGCGGACCGAGCCTTGCGTCCTACATGGTGGCCAACGAGGACGGCCGCGATGTCGAGACCATCCTGGTCGGCCGCGAGGGCGCGGTCGGCGGCATCGTCAGTCAGGGCTTCCTGCCGGCGTATACGCGCATCACCGTCAAGTTCGGCGGGCCGTTCCTGCGGCTGCCGATCAGCAAGCTCGACGCCGCCAAGCTGAAGTCGATCTCGGTGCGCAACATCTTCGCGCGCTATGCCGACTGCATGCTCGCGCAGATCTTCCAGTCGACCGCCTGCAATGCGATCCACTCGATCGAGCAGCGCGCCGCGAAATGGATCATCTCGGCGATGGAGCGCACCAATGGCAACGGCGTCGTGCCGCTGACGCATGAGCAGCTCTCGACCTTGCTCGGCGTCGGCCGCAGCTACACCAGCCGGGTGATCCAGAACTTCAAGGCGGAGGGTGTGCTCGACACGCGTCGCGGCGCGATCGTGATCCGCGACCCGGACAAGCTCAAGCTGCGCTCGTGCCTGTGCAACGAGGCGGTGAAGGATCATTTCGAGGAAGTGCTGCGCGGGGTATATCCGAGCGAGGACAACCCGGCGAATTGA
- a CDS encoding response regulator, which translates to MESASNACMPGDVLVVEDDPIISLYFEDTILGFGARTVRTAANVARALELIAERAPDFALLDVGLVRGEKTFAIAEQLDVLKVPFAFVTGYGADIRLPESLAGKPRLTKPCTSETLEAALRNGR; encoded by the coding sequence ATGGAATCCGCCAGCAATGCCTGCATGCCCGGTGACGTCCTCGTGGTCGAGGACGATCCGATCATCTCGCTCTATTTCGAGGACACTATCCTGGGCTTCGGCGCCCGGACGGTGCGCACGGCTGCGAACGTCGCGCGCGCGCTCGAATTGATCGCCGAGCGCGCGCCGGATTTCGCGCTGCTCGACGTCGGCCTCGTCAGGGGCGAGAAGACCTTCGCGATCGCCGAACAGCTCGATGTGCTGAAAGTGCCGTTCGCGTTCGTCACGGGTTATGGCGCCGATATCAGGCTGCCGGAATCGCTCGCCGGCAAGCCGCGGCTGACCAAGCCGTGTACCAGCGAGACGCTGGAAGCGGCGCTGCGAAACGGACGCTGA
- a CDS encoding N-acetylmuramoyl-L-alanine amidase yields the protein MRRCESIRVLGGIVARLRPRRLLVVAIAVFALLPIDVSDAGWLPDLFKSSPKHPKAAKRAKSAKPARLARHHAPSKPRATRLAALGPVALPPTVAKPAAAKCDPATLRIVLDVGHTAESEGAISARNVAEFAFNLRLARLIEEKLKAEGFAATKLLLTEGKARPSLFRRVAAANHLHADLLLSIHHDSVPNKMLEDWEFEGKKRHFSDRFSGYSVFVSRENPDFGASLRFAELIAKEMKAQGLQYAAQYSLPIMGSNQHPLLNKDTGVYSYDELIVLRKTAMPAVLLEAGSIINRDEELKMDSPERRNAIGSSVVSAVKEFCEPRWALLGPL from the coding sequence ATGAGGCGCTGCGAATCGATTCGCGTGCTTGGTGGCATCGTCGCGAGGCTTCGGCCTCGTCGCTTGCTTGTCGTCGCGATCGCGGTGTTCGCGCTGCTGCCGATCGACGTGAGCGATGCCGGTTGGCTGCCTGATCTCTTCAAGAGCTCACCGAAGCATCCCAAAGCGGCAAAGCGCGCGAAATCGGCGAAGCCTGCCAGATTGGCAAGGCACCACGCGCCATCAAAGCCACGCGCCACACGGCTTGCCGCCCTTGGGCCGGTCGCGCTGCCGCCTACCGTTGCCAAGCCGGCCGCAGCCAAATGCGATCCCGCGACACTGCGGATCGTGCTCGATGTCGGACATACCGCGGAATCGGAAGGCGCGATCAGCGCGCGCAATGTCGCCGAGTTCGCCTTCAATTTGCGCCTTGCGCGGCTGATCGAGGAGAAGCTGAAGGCTGAAGGCTTTGCCGCAACCAAGCTGCTTCTGACCGAAGGCAAAGCACGACCCAGCCTGTTCAGGCGGGTCGCCGCTGCCAACCACCTGCACGCGGACCTCCTGCTGTCGATCCATCATGATTCCGTGCCCAACAAGATGCTCGAGGACTGGGAATTCGAGGGCAAGAAACGCCACTTCAGCGACCGCTTCAGCGGTTACTCTGTGTTCGTCTCCCGCGAGAATCCGGACTTCGGGGCGAGCCTCCGGTTTGCCGAACTGATCGCGAAGGAAATGAAGGCGCAGGGGCTGCAATATGCCGCGCAATACAGCCTGCCCATCATGGGGAGCAACCAGCACCCGCTGCTGAACAAGGACACGGGCGTCTACAGCTATGATGAGCTGATCGTGCTGCGAAAGACCGCGATGCCGGCCGTCCTGCTGGAAGCCGGCTCGATCATCAACCGCGACGAAGAACTCAAGATGGACTCGCCCGAGCGGCGCAACGCGATCGGCAGCAGCGTCGTGTCCGCGGTGAAGGAATTCTGCGAGCCGCGATGGGCCCTGCTCGGTCCACTCTGA
- a CDS encoding alkaline phosphatase, producing MTIRFSRNLTRRRFLSTAAAAGAGVVAMPYLSRAADRPVITHGVQSGDVGVDGGVVWARADRPSQMMVEVATSESFKDAHTLPPITALPESDFTAKMLLENLPSGQDIFYRVRFRDLAHIDIVGEPVVGRFRTAPSDRRDVSFVWGGDVAGQGWGINPDDGGMITFAAMKKHAPDFFLHSGDTIYADGVITAEQKQPDGKIWKNITIPEKAKVAETLDEYRAAHKYNFLDSNLRAFNAEVPIFVQWDDHEVTNNWSLSKQLPAAYKERDINVLAARAAKAFHEMYPMRESIVEPGRVYRTLSYGPHLDVFMLDERSYRGPNGPNLQETYGPDAYFIGPDQMAWLKRALLNSRATWKVIASDMPLSLIVYDDATNKKGSEAFAQGDGPARGRELEIVDILRFIKTAGIVNTVWLTADVHYAAAHYYNPNKAQFQEFDPFWEFVSGPLHAGTFGPNELDNTFGPEVKFVKAPGEANQNLPPSAGMQFFGHVKIDGKSGQMTVSLRDRVDAELWAITLDPKPV from the coding sequence ATGACGATCCGGTTTTCGCGAAACCTCACCCGCCGACGCTTTCTTTCCACGGCGGCTGCGGCCGGCGCCGGCGTGGTCGCGATGCCTTATCTGTCGCGCGCGGCCGATCGCCCGGTGATCACCCATGGCGTGCAGTCCGGCGATGTCGGCGTCGACGGCGGCGTGGTGTGGGCGCGTGCGGACCGGCCGTCGCAGATGATGGTCGAGGTCGCGACGTCAGAATCGTTCAAGGACGCCCATACGCTGCCGCCGATCACGGCGCTGCCGGAGAGCGACTTCACCGCCAAGATGCTGCTGGAGAACCTGCCCTCGGGCCAGGACATCTTCTATCGCGTCCGCTTCCGCGACCTCGCCCATATCGACATCGTCGGCGAGCCCGTGGTCGGCCGCTTCCGCACCGCGCCGAGCGACCGCCGCGACGTCTCCTTCGTGTGGGGCGGCGATGTCGCCGGCCAGGGCTGGGGCATCAATCCCGACGACGGCGGCATGATCACCTTTGCCGCGATGAAGAAGCACGCCCCGGATTTCTTCCTGCATTCCGGCGACACCATCTATGCCGACGGTGTCATCACCGCCGAGCAGAAGCAGCCCGACGGCAAGATCTGGAAGAACATCACGATCCCGGAGAAGGCCAAGGTCGCCGAGACGCTCGACGAATACCGCGCCGCGCACAAATACAATTTCCTCGACAGTAACCTGCGCGCCTTCAATGCCGAGGTGCCGATCTTCGTGCAGTGGGACGACCACGAGGTGACCAACAACTGGTCGCTGTCGAAGCAGCTGCCGGCCGCCTACAAGGAGCGCGACATCAACGTGCTCGCCGCGCGCGCGGCCAAAGCCTTCCACGAGATGTATCCGATGCGCGAGAGCATCGTCGAGCCGGGCCGCGTCTATCGCACGCTGAGCTACGGCCCGCATCTCGACGTCTTCATGCTCGACGAGCGCAGCTATCGCGGCCCGAACGGTCCGAACCTACAGGAGACTTACGGCCCCGACGCCTATTTCATCGGGCCGGACCAGATGGCCTGGCTGAAGCGTGCACTGCTCAACTCACGCGCCACCTGGAAGGTGATCGCCTCCGACATGCCGCTGTCGCTGATCGTCTATGACGACGCGACCAACAAGAAGGGCTCGGAAGCCTTCGCGCAGGGCGACGGACCGGCGCGCGGCCGCGAGCTCGAGATCGTCGACATCCTGCGCTTCATCAAGACCGCCGGCATCGTCAACACGGTGTGGCTGACCGCCGACGTGCACTACGCGGCTGCGCATTACTACAACCCGAACAAGGCCCAGTTCCAGGAGTTCGATCCGTTCTGGGAATTCGTCTCAGGCCCGCTGCATGCCGGCACGTTCGGTCCGAACGAGCTCGACAACACGTTTGGCCCCGAGGTGAAGTTCGTCAAGGCGCCAGGCGAGGCCAACCAGAACCTGCCGCCGTCGGCCGGCATGCAGTTCTTCGGCCACGTCAAGATCGACGGCAAGAGCGGCCAGATGACGGTGAGCCTGCGCGACCGGGTCGACGCCGAGTTGTGGGCGATCACGCTCGATCCGAAGCCGGTGTAA
- a CDS encoding TAXI family TRAP transporter solute-binding subunit → MFVLIAGALAIVGALIAGYYFAVRPVTLRIAVGPASSDDLKVVQALAQAFNNQQHTQVKLRPVQTDGASASAQTLADGKADLAIIRGDLEVPKNAQAVATLRKNVVVMWVPPAAKGKGRKAAKITKIAQLAGRKIGVVGRTPANVNLLKLILTQYGVDPMKVEIVQFPANEAIDAIKNLKADAYLAVGPANSKITIDAITASTKDGGEPTFLAIDASEAIAQNHPAYEAAEIPAGSLGSADRPEDEVKTISFSHHIVARKGLSDATVAAFTRQLFAIRQSLKNDFPLAAKIETPDTDKDATIPVHPGAAAFVDGEEKTFLDRYSDYIWWSLMAFSAMGSAGAWFAGYLKQDERNTNTSQRERLLEMLKTARQSDSTDELDQLQAEADDILRHTLDCFEHGAIEEGTLTAFNIALEQFHNAVADRKALLLSMPQNLQRTASQFRAAGTA, encoded by the coding sequence ATGTTCGTTTTGATCGCGGGCGCGCTCGCCATCGTCGGCGCCCTGATCGCCGGTTACTATTTCGCGGTGCGTCCGGTGACGCTGCGGATCGCGGTCGGCCCCGCGAGCAGCGATGACCTCAAGGTCGTGCAGGCGCTGGCGCAGGCCTTCAACAACCAGCAGCACACCCAGGTCAAACTCAGACCGGTGCAGACCGACGGCGCCAGCGCCAGCGCGCAGACGCTGGCCGACGGCAAGGCCGATCTCGCCATCATCCGCGGCGACCTCGAAGTGCCGAAGAATGCGCAGGCGGTCGCAACCCTGCGCAAGAACGTCGTGGTGATGTGGGTGCCGCCCGCGGCCAAGGGCAAGGGCCGCAAGGCCGCAAAGATCACCAAGATCGCGCAGCTTGCCGGCCGCAAGATCGGCGTCGTCGGCCGCACCCCGGCCAACGTCAATCTGCTGAAGCTGATCCTGACGCAATACGGCGTCGATCCGATGAAGGTCGAGATCGTGCAATTCCCGGCCAATGAAGCGATCGACGCCATCAAGAACCTGAAGGCCGATGCCTATCTCGCCGTCGGCCCGGCCAACAGCAAGATCACGATCGATGCGATCACGGCATCGACCAAGGACGGCGGCGAACCCACCTTCCTGGCGATCGACGCCTCCGAGGCGATCGCGCAGAACCATCCGGCCTATGAGGCCGCGGAAATCCCCGCCGGCTCGCTCGGCTCGGCCGACCGGCCCGAGGATGAGGTGAAGACGATCAGCTTCTCGCACCACATCGTCGCGCGAAAGGGCCTATCGGACGCGACCGTCGCGGCCTTCACCCGGCAATTGTTCGCGATCCGGCAATCGCTCAAGAACGATTTTCCGCTCGCCGCCAAGATCGAGACGCCCGACACCGACAAGGACGCCACCATCCCGGTGCATCCGGGCGCGGCCGCCTTCGTCGACGGCGAGGAAAAGACCTTCCTCGACCGCTACAGCGACTACATCTGGTGGAGCCTGATGGCGTTCTCCGCGATGGGCTCGGCCGGCGCGTGGTTCGCCGGCTATCTCAAGCAGGACGAGCGCAACACCAACACCTCGCAACGCGAACGCCTGCTGGAGATGCTGAAGACCGCCCGGCAAAGCGATTCGACCGATGAGCTCGACCAGCTGCAGGCGGAAGCCGACGACATCCTGCGCCACACGCTCGACTGCTTCGAGCACGGCGCGATCGAGGAAGGCACGCTGACCGCCTTCAACATCGCGCTGGAGCAGTTCCACAACGCCGTCGCCGACCGCAAGGCGCTGCTGCTCAGCATGCCGCAGAACTTGCAGCGGACTGCGAGCCAGTTCAGGGCGGCGGGCACGGCGTAG
- a CDS encoding 4a-hydroxytetrahydrobiopterin dehydratase, translating into MVERLSAEARKAALWELAGWSELAGREAIAKTFVFKDFNEAFGFMARAALIAEKSDHHPEWKNVYKTVEVVLATHDVGGVTKRDIDLAKAMNAIARQLGVN; encoded by the coding sequence ATGGTCGAGAGGCTGTCAGCGGAAGCAAGGAAGGCCGCGCTTTGGGAACTGGCCGGCTGGTCCGAGCTGGCCGGGCGCGAGGCGATCGCAAAGACCTTCGTGTTCAAGGACTTCAACGAGGCCTTCGGCTTCATGGCACGCGCCGCCCTGATTGCCGAGAAGAGCGACCATCACCCCGAATGGAAGAACGTCTACAAGACGGTCGAGGTCGTGCTGGCGACCCACGACGTCGGCGGGGTGACCAAGCGCGATATCGACCTCGCCAAGGCCATGAATGCGATCGCAAGGCAGCTCGGGGTCAACTGA